A region of the Litchfieldia alkalitelluris genome:
GCAACTGTTATCCCACCAACAGATAACAAGTTCTCTGCATTGAACTCGGCAGTATGGTCAGGTGGATCATTCATCTATGTACCACCTGGTATTAAGGTAGATACACCACTTCAAGCGTATTTCCGTATTAACTCAGAAAACATGGGTCAATTTGAGCGTACACTTATCATTGTTGATGAAGGCGCACATGTACACTATGTTGAAGGCTGTACTGCACCAGTTTATACAACTAACTCACTACACAGTGCAGTTGTTGAAATTGCAATTAAAAAAGGTGCTTATTGCCGTTACACAACGATTCAAAACTGGGCGAACAATGTATTTAACCTTGTTACAAAGCGTGCAGTTTGTGAAGAAAATGCAACAATGGAATGGATTGATGGAAACATCGGTTCAAAACTAACAATGAAGTATCCAGCAGTTATCTTAAAAGGTGAAGGCGCTCGTGGTATGACACTTTCGATTGCAATTGCAGGTAAAGGCCAGCATCAGGATGCTGGAGCTAAAATGATTCACTTAGCGCCAAATACATCTTCTACAATCGTTTCTAAATCAATCTCTAAACACGGTGGTAAAGTAACATACCGTGGGATTGTACATTTTGGACGTAAAGCAGATGGAGCGCGTGCTAATATCGAGTGTGATACACTAATCATGGATAATCAATCAACTTCTGATACAATTCCTTATAACGAAATCTTTAATGACAACATTTCATTAGAGCATGAAGCTAAGGTATCAAAAGTATCTGAAGAGCAATTGTTCTATCTAATGAGCCGTGGTATTTCTGAGCAAGAAGCTACAGAAATGATCGTAATGGGCTTCATTGAGCCATTTACAAAAGAACTACCAATGGAATATGCAGTAGAAATGAACCGTCTGATCAAGTTTGAGATGGAAGGTTCTATCGGGTAATAATAAAAAACCTTGATGTAGTAGGTTACATCAAGGTTTTTTTTATAAAGATTTTTAGTCGTGCCGATTTTTTGCCGACTTTGGCTTTTAGTGTAAGAGGCGAACTTCGTCTTCTTCTATTAGTACGGTAATACTGGTATCACACTCTATTCAAGTAATAAGTTAACCCTCATACAGTTTATGCTTCATTAACACCCCAATTATTATTAAGGTGAATTTTCATCATATTAGTTATGTATCCTTTAATTAATGCTGCTTGCGTAAACTTTGTTTCTGGTGAAAGCAAAGTGGATTGTCATTTTTTCTTCTAAAACGTAAAATAAAATACCGAAAGAACAGTGTTCTTTATTTTAAAACTAGGTCAAAAATCATCAATCTTTTAAAAAAAAGCATGCATTCATAATAGTGCAATTGCTAAACAATTGCATAATAGCTTTATAAAAAAAGTTGAAAGGATTGATCTTATTTAATCCTTACCGATATCATTATCGTTACCATTTTACTGCACCAAGCTATAACTTTAGTAGACAGCCTGCTTAGTGGACTATTCCTAATCAAACAAAATATTACGAT
Encoded here:
- the sufB gene encoding Fe-S cluster assembly protein SufB; this encodes MAKKMPEIGDYKYGFADKDVSIFRSERGLTKEIVEQISRMKEEPQWMLDFRLKSLEHFYKMPMPQWGGDLQSLNFDEITYYVKPSEKSQKSWDEVPEEIKATFDKLGIPEAEQKYLAGVSAQYESEVVYHNMREDLENLGIVFKDTGTALKENEEIFRKHFATVIPPTDNKFSALNSAVWSGGSFIYVPPGIKVDTPLQAYFRINSENMGQFERTLIIVDEGAHVHYVEGCTAPVYTTNSLHSAVVEIAIKKGAYCRYTTIQNWANNVFNLVTKRAVCEENATMEWIDGNIGSKLTMKYPAVILKGEGARGMTLSIAIAGKGQHQDAGAKMIHLAPNTSSTIVSKSISKHGGKVTYRGIVHFGRKADGARANIECDTLIMDNQSTSDTIPYNEIFNDNISLEHEAKVSKVSEEQLFYLMSRGISEQEATEMIVMGFIEPFTKELPMEYAVEMNRLIKFEMEGSIG